A single region of the Silene latifolia isolate original U9 population chromosome 8, ASM4854445v1, whole genome shotgun sequence genome encodes:
- the LOC141596517 gene encoding uncharacterized protein LOC141596517, whose product MQFFGGTEINPSPPAVTASGNNAHMIYIFNRNGVCLLYREWNRHLHTLDPQQDHKLMFGLLFSLKSLTAKMDPTCAEKVNLGVPQLPGQGCSFHSFRTNTYKLSFMETPSGIKLILVTHPRTGDLRDSLKYIYNMYVEYVVKNPLYSPGTPIRTELFNTTLDQYVRGLG is encoded by the exons ATGCAGTTTTTTGGGGGAACAGAGATAAACCCATCACCACCAGCAGTAACAGCATCAGGAAACAATGCACATATGATTTATATCTTCAATAGAAATggtgtttgtttgctttacaggGAATGGAATCGTCATCTTCATACTTTAGATCCTCAACAAGATCACAAACTTATGTTTGGTTTGCTCTTTTCCCTCAAATCTCTTACTGCTAAGATGGACCCCACTTG TGCGGAAAAGGTCAACCTTGGGGTGCCGCAATTGCCAGGCCAGGGGTGCTCATTTCATAGTTTCCGCACCAATACTTATAAGCTTAGTTTCATGGAGACGCCATCTGGAATAAAG CTTATTCTGGTTACTCATCCTAGAACTGGTGATCTACGAGATTCACTGAAGTATATTTACAACATGTATGTTGAATACGTAGTCAAGAATCCTCTCTATTCACCTGGAACTCCTATCCG GACTGAGCTGTTCAACACTACCCTCGACCAATATGTTAGAGGCCTCGGGTAA